In the Bacillota bacterium genome, one interval contains:
- the pflB gene encoding formate C-acetyltransferase, with translation MYKQWEHFNTGLWCDEINVRDFILNNYHPYTGEESFLSGSTERTNNLMDKLNKLLKEEREKGVIGIDTSRASSPAAYAPGYLDKDQEIIVGLQTDEPLKRGLFPFGGMRMMRSACAAYGYQVSDEVEKMFTYRTTHNDGVFRAYTDEMRAARHLGIITGLPDAYGRGRIIGDYRRVALYGVDILIEEKSKDKVAIGKGLMDAETILLTEELYKQIDFLKKLKEMATLYGIDISMPASNAKEAFQWVYFAYLAAIKEQNGAAMSLGRVSTFLDIYIERDIAAGTINETQAQEITDDFVMKLRMARYLRTPEYNELFAGDPMWITESIGGMTDKGQTLVTKSSYRFLQTLYNLGSAPEPNLTILWSQDLPEAFKRFAAKVSADTASIQYENDDLMRPLYGDDYAIACCVSAMKIGKQMQYFGARCNLPKLLLLSLNGGRDEIYGSKIGPKDTIYDAEVLDYDEVMRRFKKYRSWLCRLYVNTMNVIHYMHDTYNYEKVQMALHDTNVERLMAFGAAGLSVVADSLSAIKYAKVRPIKNKEGLITDFEITGEFPTFGNDDDRVDNIAVELVKGMYEELCKTPAYRGAKHTLSILTITSNVVYGKKTGSTPDGRKKGEPFAPGANPMHNREHCGALASLNSVAKLPYKYCRDGISNTFSITPDALGMTTEDRIANLVNLLDGYFSQGAHHINVNVMVREMLLKAMEDPESYPNLTIRVSGYAVNFHKLSREQQLEVISRTFHETM, from the coding sequence ATGTATAAACAGTGGGAACATTTTAACACAGGGCTATGGTGTGATGAGATTAACGTGCGTGACTTTATCTTAAATAACTATCATCCATACACGGGTGAAGAATCATTTTTGAGCGGATCTACAGAAAGAACAAACAATCTTATGGATAAGCTTAACAAGCTTTTAAAGGAAGAACGCGAAAAGGGCGTTATCGGCATAGATACGAGCCGTGCATCTTCGCCTGCCGCTTATGCCCCTGGCTATCTTGATAAAGATCAAGAAATAATTGTTGGGCTTCAGACTGATGAACCGTTAAAACGAGGGCTGTTTCCGTTCGGAGGCATGAGAATGATGCGTTCTGCCTGCGCTGCATACGGATATCAGGTTTCAGATGAAGTGGAAAAGATGTTCACGTATCGTACGACGCACAATGATGGAGTATTTCGTGCATATACAGATGAAATGAGGGCTGCGCGCCACTTGGGGATTATAACGGGGCTTCCAGATGCATACGGACGCGGCAGGATTATTGGTGATTATCGCCGTGTTGCTTTGTATGGAGTAGATATACTGATTGAAGAAAAATCAAAGGATAAAGTCGCAATTGGCAAAGGTTTGATGGATGCAGAAACTATCCTTTTAACAGAGGAACTTTATAAGCAGATCGATTTCCTGAAAAAGCTAAAAGAGATGGCAACGCTTTACGGTATTGACATATCGATGCCTGCATCGAATGCAAAAGAGGCTTTCCAATGGGTATATTTTGCATATCTTGCAGCAATAAAAGAGCAAAATGGAGCGGCAATGTCACTTGGCAGAGTATCGACATTTTTAGATATTTACATAGAAAGAGATATAGCGGCAGGGACTATCAATGAAACACAGGCTCAAGAGATCACAGATGATTTCGTTATGAAGCTTCGCATGGCAAGATACTTGCGCACTCCTGAGTATAACGAACTGTTTGCCGGCGATCCAATGTGGATCACGGAAAGTATCGGCGGTATGACAGATAAGGGGCAGACGCTTGTTACAAAATCCTCATACCGTTTTTTGCAGACGCTTTATAATCTCGGTTCTGCTCCTGAACCTAATCTGACGATTTTATGGTCTCAGGATCTCCCTGAAGCATTTAAACGTTTTGCAGCTAAGGTTTCGGCAGACACAGCATCTATACAATATGAAAATGATGATTTGATGAGGCCGCTGTACGGCGATGATTATGCAATAGCGTGCTGTGTTTCAGCAATGAAGATCGGAAAACAGATGCAGTATTTCGGCGCTCGCTGTAATCTGCCGAAACTTCTTCTCCTTTCACTCAACGGCGGACGCGATGAGATCTATGGCTCTAAAATTGGACCGAAAGATACGATTTATGATGCAGAAGTTTTAGATTATGATGAAGTTATGAGAAGGTTTAAAAAATACCGTTCATGGCTTTGCAGGCTTTACGTAAACACAATGAATGTGATTCATTACATGCACGATACATATAACTATGAAAAGGTGCAGATGGCACTTCATGATACAAATGTGGAACGGCTAATGGCCTTTGGCGCTGCGGGGCTATCGGTAGTTGCAGATTCTTTATCGGCAATAAAATATGCAAAGGTAAGACCGATAAAAAACAAAGAAGGACTTATCACTGATTTTGAAATTACAGGCGAATTTCCCACATTCGGCAATGATGACGACAGAGTAGATAATATCGCGGTGGAACTGGTTAAAGGCATGTATGAAGAATTGTGCAAAACGCCTGCGTATCGAGGAGCCAAGCATACCTTATCTATTTTGACGATTACATCAAATGTCGTATATGGAAAGAAGACCGGATCAACACCAGACGGAAGGAAAAAAGGAGAGCCGTTTGCCCCCGGTGCTAATCCAATGCACAACCGCGAACACTGCGGTGCGCTTGCATCTCTAAATTCTGTTGCAAAGCTGCCGTATAAATACTGCAGAGATGGGATTTCGAATACTTTTTCGATCACACCTGATGCTTTAGGAATGACGACAGAGGATCGTATAGCTAACCTTGTGAATTTGCTTGATGGGTATTTTTCTCAGGGTGCACACCATATAAATGTAAACGTGATGGTAAGAGAAATGCTTTTAAAGGCAATGGAAGATCCCGAAAGTTATCCTAATCTTACGATACGTGTTTCGGGTTATGCGGTAAATTTCCATAAACTCAGCCGTGAACAGCAGCTTGAGGTGATCAGCCGTACGTTCCATGAAACTATGTAG
- the pflA gene encoding pyruvate formate-lyase-activating protein: MQGRINSYHTMGGADGPGIRFLVFMQGCPLRCVYCHNPETWKVSGGTEISSDDLFNNIKRYKPYFQNGGGVTVTGGEPLIQAKFIKELFKKCKENGINTALDTSGIIFNNDVSELLNVTDLVLLDIKFTDEKAFGKYTGGDLHNVLIFLNILEERKISVWIRQVIVPGLNDTGEDIKALFEILRHKDCVKRVQLLPFHKMCEDKYKSMNIIFPLHDVPPAEKGKVKLLQDQINNLLFDL; encoded by the coding sequence GTGCAGGGCAGGATTAATTCTTATCATACTATGGGCGGAGCGGATGGCCCCGGTATACGTTTTCTTGTTTTTATGCAGGGGTGTCCACTCCGCTGTGTATACTGCCACAATCCTGAAACATGGAAAGTATCTGGGGGGACTGAAATATCCTCTGACGACCTCTTTAACAATATAAAACGTTATAAACCGTACTTTCAGAATGGCGGCGGCGTAACTGTTACCGGAGGAGAGCCGCTGATTCAAGCAAAATTTATCAAAGAGCTATTTAAAAAATGCAAGGAAAACGGTATTAATACTGCTCTCGATACAAGCGGAATCATTTTTAATAATGATGTATCGGAGCTTTTGAATGTTACTGACCTTGTACTTTTAGATATTAAATTTACGGATGAAAAAGCATTCGGAAAATATACGGGCGGAGACCTTCATAATGTCCTAATATTTCTTAATATACTTGAAGAAAGAAAAATATCCGTCTGGATTCGTCAGGTCATTGTTCCGGGACTAAATGATACTGGAGAAGACATTAAAGCACTTTTTGAAATATTAAGGCATAAAGATTGTGTAAAGCGTGTGCAGTTGCTTCCGTTTCATAAAATGTGTGAAGACAAATACAAATCTATGAATATTATTTTTCCTCTTCATGATGTTCCTCCCGCTGAAAAGGGGAAGGTCAAACTGCTTCAAGACCAGATTAACAACTTGCTTTTTGATTTATAA
- a CDS encoding beta-propeller domain-containing protein produces the protein MKRKIALILSMALLLTMGVFPANAASSTQNSEFYLHIGSPLALSNDAVVKLDSSNPDVAPIIYKGRTLVPLRAISEHFDATVDYDSNSREATIKSSGKTAVFPIDKASYTIDGTSYDLDCESIIVNSRTMVPLRAIGENVLGKKVEFKDSVIAITDSSATLTDAKITDIKKRIATAVKAGSMDELKSLVLASNNANVDQKATGMGGAGGSGVATAPAAPTASSNAAVDGKGEVPALEDSSDYSKTNTQVSGIDEGDVVKTDGKNIYVAGSSKFVISSADNGNMAKLSETKLDKNSYISDMYVDGSKVIIIGNRWEDSGNDVTIQNKMAAVEPYPYHRSRNFTFIKVYDVTDLTAPALFKEYEVEGTYTSSRKNGNNVYLISNYYIYNYQDGPIVPYFSESASGGVETSMAVDDIMIFPGQPAQQYLTVSALDISDAGSKTEAEAVLGSGYTTYMNDHALYVSSYDWAPDAGELTKVVKFAVDGKAISYAGSNEVPGYLLNQFSMDEYNGNLRIATTQWDKGNNIYVFGDSMNVVGTLSGIAKGENIYAVRFMNSVGYLVTYETTDPLFVVDLSNPSAPAVKGELKIPGFSNYLHPVGENKLLGIGNDSYPIYKKDANGNDVEIGTRTGGLKLSLFDVSDMENPKELSSLVLGDSGSYTEAMYNHKALMYKESDGLIGFDANINGLSSSKDNEDNNSFNGALLISIAGDKLTEKGRIKAADQNYNYPDGFDYNELIYGRRLTYIGDILYYVQDGTICSYNLSNLSQISSLKLVNY, from the coding sequence ATGAAAAGAAAAATCGCTCTGATACTTTCGATGGCACTTCTTCTGACCATGGGGGTCTTTCCGGCAAATGCGGCCTCTTCCACGCAAAACAGCGAATTTTATCTGCATATAGGCAGTCCTTTGGCCCTGTCGAACGATGCAGTTGTAAAACTTGACTCGAGTAATCCTGATGTTGCTCCGATAATCTACAAGGGGAGAACGCTTGTACCGTTACGCGCTATATCAGAGCATTTTGACGCAACTGTTGATTATGACTCAAATTCCAGAGAGGCAACAATTAAAAGCTCAGGAAAAACAGCTGTTTTTCCAATAGATAAGGCAAGTTATACGATTGATGGAACTTCTTATGACCTTGATTGTGAATCGATCATTGTTAATTCTAGAACAATGGTTCCGCTGCGTGCTATAGGTGAAAACGTTCTCGGAAAGAAAGTTGAATTTAAGGATAGCGTAATTGCTATAACTGACAGCAGCGCCACACTGACTGATGCGAAAATTACTGACATTAAAAAGAGAATAGCAACTGCAGTAAAAGCAGGGTCTATGGATGAATTAAAATCATTAGTTTTAGCATCAAACAATGCTAACGTAGATCAAAAAGCGACCGGCATGGGTGGTGCAGGCGGCTCGGGAGTTGCTACAGCTCCTGCAGCTCCTACAGCTTCAAGCAATGCAGCGGTAGACGGCAAGGGCGAAGTTCCCGCGCTTGAAGACAGCTCTGATTATTCAAAGACCAATACGCAGGTTAGCGGGATCGATGAAGGCGATGTCGTAAAAACTGACGGCAAAAATATCTATGTCGCCGGTTCTTCTAAATTTGTGATTTCATCAGCAGATAACGGCAATATGGCAAAGCTTTCGGAGACTAAACTTGATAAAAACTCATACATCAGCGACATGTATGTTGACGGCAGCAAGGTAATTATCATAGGAAATAGATGGGAAGATAGCGGCAATGATGTAACAATCCAGAATAAGATGGCTGCAGTAGAACCTTATCCGTACCATCGCAGCCGCAACTTTACATTCATTAAGGTTTATGATGTTACAGATCTTACAGCCCCGGCTTTATTCAAAGAGTATGAGGTTGAGGGAACATATACTTCATCTCGTAAAAACGGCAACAATGTATATTTGATTTCAAACTACTATATTTACAATTATCAAGATGGACCTATTGTCCCGTATTTCAGTGAATCTGCAAGCGGCGGTGTGGAAACATCTATGGCCGTTGATGATATAATGATTTTCCCTGGACAGCCTGCACAGCAATATCTTACGGTTTCTGCCCTTGATATATCAGACGCCGGATCAAAAACAGAGGCGGAAGCAGTTCTGGGATCAGGCTATACCACATATATGAATGATCATGCTTTATATGTATCTTCATACGACTGGGCTCCTGACGCAGGGGAACTTACAAAGGTAGTAAAATTTGCTGTTGACGGAAAAGCAATAAGCTATGCTGGATCAAATGAGGTGCCCGGCTATCTGCTTAATCAATTTTCCATGGATGAATACAACGGAAATCTTAGAATCGCAACAACTCAGTGGGACAAAGGCAATAATATATATGTCTTTGGAGACAGCATGAACGTTGTAGGGACACTCAGCGGAATCGCAAAGGGTGAAAACATCTATGCAGTAAGATTCATGAACAGTGTCGGTTATCTTGTGACATATGAAACAACTGATCCTTTATTCGTTGTAGATTTATCAAATCCGTCAGCGCCCGCGGTTAAAGGCGAATTGAAGATTCCGGGTTTCAGCAATTATCTGCATCCTGTTGGAGAGAACAAATTGCTCGGCATTGGCAACGATAGCTATCCTATATATAAAAAGGACGCTAATGGCAATGATGTAGAAATTGGAACAAGAACAGGCGGCTTAAAGCTTTCGTTATTTGATGTATCGGATATGGAAAACCCAAAAGAGCTTTCATCACTGGTTCTTGGTGACAGCGGTTCTTATACAGAAGCTATGTATAATCACAAAGCTCTTATGTACAAAGAATCAGACGGACTTATTGGATTTGATGCGAATATAAATGGATTATCATCATCAAAAGACAATGAAGATAATAATAGTTTCAACGGAGCTCTTCTTATTTCAATTGCTGGCGATAAACTGACTGAAAAAGGCAGGATTAAAGCGGCAGATCAGAATTACAACTATCCTGATGGATTTGATTATAATGAACTTATTTATGGAAGACGTTTGACTTACATTGGAGATATCCTTTATTATGTTCAGGATGGAACCATTTGTTCTTATAATCTTTCAAACCTTTCCCAGATATCCTCTCTTAAACTCGTCAATTATTGA
- a CDS encoding DUF4830 domain-containing protein has product MLITSFKVSKKLLWTSLFVVFSLILLLILAMPGAKSQDVVSKGINFKNIKTNEDRIAFLRQYGWEVNEQPVSVQEVTIPQTFDDVYTRYNKIQQKNGLDLTKYKGCRAKRWTYAVKNYPIDVGTQVYADILVCNDRVIGGDIATWNLNGFMHGFEYEK; this is encoded by the coding sequence TTGCTTATAACATCATTTAAAGTATCTAAAAAGTTATTATGGACATCACTTTTTGTTGTATTCAGCCTTATTTTGCTTTTAATTTTGGCAATGCCGGGTGCAAAATCTCAAGATGTTGTATCAAAAGGTATAAACTTTAAGAATATAAAAACAAATGAAGACAGGATTGCCTTTTTACGTCAATATGGCTGGGAAGTAAATGAACAGCCGGTTTCAGTTCAGGAAGTCACAATTCCCCAAACCTTTGATGATGTTTACACACGGTATAATAAAATCCAACAGAAAAATGGTCTTGATCTTACAAAATACAAAGGGTGCCGTGCTAAACGCTGGACATACGCCGTTAAAAATTATCCGATTGATGTTGGAACACAGGTTTATGCTGATATCCTGGTTTGTAATGACAGGGTCATCGGAGGGGATATTGCTACGTGGAATTTAAATGGTTTTATGCATGGCTTTGAATACGAGAAATAA
- the ugpC gene encoding sn-glycerol-3-phosphate ABC transporter ATP-binding protein UgpC produces the protein MASVQLKHVYKKYAGGVVAVSDFSIDIEDKEFIILVGPSGCGKSTTLRMIAGLEEITEGELYIGEKLVNDVAPKDRDIAMVFQNYALYPHMTVYDNMAFGLKLRKMPKDKIKKRVEDAARILDISHLLDRKPKALSGGQRQRVALGRAIVREPKVFLLDEPLSNLDAKLRAQMRTELSKMHKDLGTTFIYVTHDQVEAMTMGTRIVVMKDGYIQQIDSPTNLYNTPANLFVAGFMGSPQMNFITATLTEEGGVAYLKYGKNTLKLPDSKGKNPALKEYFGKEVIFGIRPEHIHDEEMYLSTIPDGIIDAKIEVTELMGAETYLHFVTEGFNATARVSPNTTAKPGDLIKMTIDVNKIHLFDKDTEKTILN, from the coding sequence ATGGCAAGTGTACAGCTTAAACATGTATACAAAAAGTATGCTGGCGGTGTTGTGGCTGTTTCTGATTTCAGCATCGACATAGAAGATAAGGAATTTATTATTCTAGTAGGTCCGTCTGGCTGCGGTAAATCAACGACCCTTAGGATGATTGCAGGACTTGAAGAGATCACAGAGGGTGAACTTTATATTGGCGAGAAATTGGTGAACGATGTAGCGCCAAAAGACAGAGACATTGCAATGGTGTTCCAGAACTATGCGCTTTATCCGCATATGACAGTTTATGACAACATGGCGTTCGGTCTTAAACTTCGCAAAATGCCTAAAGACAAAATAAAAAAGAGAGTTGAAGATGCGGCTCGTATCCTTGATATAAGCCACTTACTTGACAGAAAACCGAAAGCTCTGTCAGGCGGACAGAGACAGCGTGTTGCTCTCGGCCGTGCAATCGTTCGTGAGCCAAAGGTTTTCCTTCTTGATGAGCCTTTGTCCAACCTTGATGCAAAACTGCGTGCACAGATGAGAACAGAGCTCTCAAAGATGCACAAAGATCTTGGAACTACTTTCATTTACGTTACTCATGACCAGGTCGAGGCTATGACAATGGGCACACGTATCGTTGTTATGAAAGACGGTTACATTCAGCAGATCGATTCACCTACAAACCTTTACAATACTCCTGCTAACTTGTTTGTCGCCGGGTTCATGGGTTCTCCTCAAATGAACTTTATCACCGCGACGCTTACAGAGGAAGGCGGAGTAGCATACCTGAAGTATGGCAAAAATACTTTAAAGCTTCCTGACAGCAAAGGCAAAAATCCTGCTTTAAAAGAATATTTCGGAAAAGAAGTTATATTCGGAATCCGTCCAGAACATATCCATGATGAAGAAATGTATCTTTCAACTATTCCTGATGGGATCATCGATGCTAAAATTGAAGTTACAGAATTAATGGGTGCTGAAACATATTTACATTTTGTTACTGAAGGATTTAACGCTACAGCGAGAGTTAGCCCGAACACAACCGCTAAGCCTGGCGATCTAATTAAGATGACAATTGACGTAAATAAAATACACCTGTTCGATAAGGATACAGAAAAGACCATACTTAACTAA